tgaggtaaagcgtggatctctatcactgactatacttgttggcacaccatgatatttaagaatctcttggatgtatagtcttgccatgcgatcgaaaccatattcccgactatacggaatgaaatgtgctgacttagttagtcggtccacaacaacccaaattgcatcacaattcttagaagacagtggcaagtgggtgacaaaatccatcgttacatgctcccacttccactcaaggataggaagattctgaagtaatcctcctggtcgtcgatgttcaactttcacttgctgacaaaccaaacacttggctacaaactggtaaacacttctcttcatacctttccaccaaaacttggtcttcaaatccttatacattttcatgcttccagggtggatactcaacttactcctatgagcttgagataaaatctcatctctcaatttagaatcttctggaactgcgattcttcttgacaaacacaAGGTTCCATCTTTTTGGAATGCAAAGCCAGATGTGTTGTCTCcgttagctaaccttgctaactTTTCCACCTTCGGATCAGAAAACTGAGCTTCTCTGATTTTGGCAAACAATAtcggttcagataaaatgctcgttactcgaatgtgttccattcatttcttatgacggaagtgaaatcccagataacaacaatcttggattacacttgatatgaaacttgtcttaagtgcagataatctcaccttgcgactaagagcatcagctgtaagattcgctgatcctggatgatacttgatttcgcaatcctaatcctttaacaaatccatccatcttctttggCGCATATTCAACCCTGCTTGAGTGAagatatacttcaaactcttgtgatctgtaaagatctcaaatctctctccatagagataatgtcgccaaatctttaaagcaaacacaatcgctgccaattccagatcatgaactggataattcttttcatgcttcttcaactgtctggatgcatatgcaatcacatgaccattctgggtTAAAACGCACCCAAAGTCCTTGAAGTGACGCGTCAGTGTACACAATGTACCCTCCTGATCCAGATGACAGAGCTAAAACTGGTGCAGTTGTCAAACGTTGACGCAGTTCATTGAAACTATTATCACAATCATGAGTCCATTCGAACTGCACATTCTTACAGGTCAGTTGAGTCAATGGTTTGGCAATCTGAGAAAATCCTGAAATGAATCTCcggtaataacctgccaaacctagaaaacttcttatctcttgagctgattccggtcgtgcccaactcaacactgcttcgatcttgctaggttccactgatatcccatctttggatataacatgtcccaagaagacaactctgtcgagccaaaactcgcacttgttcaacttagcatacagttgGTGATTCCTTAAGGTTAACAACACAATCCTTAAATGTTGTGCATGCTCTTCAAGGCTACGAGAGTATAGCagtatgtcatcaataaagacaatgacaaacttgtcaagatactcctggaatactcggttcatcaaatccataaatactgctggagcattcgtcaaaccaaacggcatcactagaaactcataatgcccataccttgttcgaaatgcagtcttagggatatcacgttgatgaactcgaagttgatgatatACAGACCgtaaatcgatcttcgagtacACTGAAgtcccttgcagttgatcaaacaaatcatcaatccgggGTAACGGATATTTTATTCTTGACTGTTAATcggttcaactgccgataatctatgcaaagTCGCatagacccatccttctttttaacGAACAACACTGATGCTCCCCAGGGAGACACACTGGGTCTAATGTACCCTTTGTCAAGAAGATCTTGTaactgttgtttcaactctttcatctctgttggtGCCAATCTATAAGGCGCTCTGGAGATAGGTGCGGTTCCTGGTACCAACTCtatctctgcttccacttcCCTCTCTGGAGGAAATCCAGGAATTTCAtcggggaaaacatcaggaaattcattgACAACTGGAATGTTGTTCACGTCGATTACATCATTTGATACGTCAACAGCATAAATGAGGTATCCTTCTCCTCCTTTTGCTAAAGCCCGTTGTGCCTTTACAGCAGACACTACTGGCATTGGTGGTCGAGCTCCCTCACCGAAAAAGAACCAATTCTCGTCTCCTTAACAGTCTACTACAAGTCGCTTAGCTAAAACCTCTTGTCCCATCGGTGTAGACAACGACAAAAAAACATCTAATGACACGTAGGGTAGTTTATGCTTCTTAACAAACATTGAtgctatgaatgaatgcgatgccccagtgtcaatcaatacatatgcaggaataccacataaaagaaaattacctgcaatgactctCTCGTTATGCTCCTCAGCTTGCTCTTGGTTTAAGGCAAACACTTGCCCCTGAACTCGTGGGCGTTGCTGAGATCCTTGTGACATTCCTCCACGACGAGAACCTTGAGCAGGAAAACCTTTCTGTTGAATAGTGGCCTCAGACTGTTTTCCACTATAAGACCCTGTCATAGAACCTCCGCCTCCACTCTGATTCTCCAAATTAGGGCAATCCCTCTTCATGTGACCAAAACCACCACAATTGAAACATGCACCTGTTGCTCTTCGACAATTCTCCGTCGGGTGATTGCCTCCGCAGTGGCCACATTGCATCTTTTTCCTGCCAAAGCTGTGCTCCCCTCCAGAatcggaagaagaagaagatacagacttcttgaaagactgacccCTTGGTCCCAACGAACTAGAACTTTTGCTAGCTTGCATAGCATTCCTCCTAGAAATACTGATCTCGGCTTGACGACAACGATTCACTAATCCTTCGTACAAAATAGGATCATCACAGACAGAAACCCggtcaaaaatctcctggttcaaAACATTCAAAAAGTGAGAATATTTTGCTGCAGAATTCTCACTAATGTGAGGAGCGTATGGCAACAGATCTGTAAAACGCTTctgataatcctcaatgttcgaaTCTCCTTGCTTAATGGTCAACAGTTCCATCTCCTTCGCCGGACGAAGAGCTGGTAGAAAGTGATGATTGATGAAGGCCTGACGGAAATGTTCCCAACGAATCCGCCCATGCTGCTGAACTAGAATGGCAGAAACAGGTTTCCACCATTTCCGAGCTTTTCCTTGGATCATGAAATCAGCTACCTCCATCTTCTCATCCTCGTCATAGTGCATCACTCGAAAACACTTCTCCATGATATCAACCCAAGCTTCAGCAACATCAGCATTCTCATCTCCGGTCAACGGTGGAGGTCCAATCTTCATGAAATCCATAATGTTGACACGGTTCCTACgtctcctttcatcatgatctcggtGACGCCTTCCGTCACGATCTCTACGACGATGTTCTCGGCTAGCCTCATCGTCGCCATAACGGCCAT
This genomic interval from Primulina eburnea isolate SZY01 chromosome 16, ASM2296580v1, whole genome shotgun sequence contains the following:
- the LOC140816046 gene encoding uncharacterized protein, giving the protein MSGDGSNHDSVGHGRYGDDEASREHRRRDRDGRRHRDHDERRRRNRVNIMDFMKIGPPPLTGDENADVAEAWVDIMEKCFRVMHYDEDEKMEVADFMIQGKARKWWKPVSAILVQQHGRIRWEHFRQAFINHHFLPALRPAKEMELLTIKQGDSNIEDYQKRFTDLLPYAPHISENSAAKYSHFLNVLNQEIFDRVSVCDDPILYEGLVNRCRQAEISISRRNAMQASKSSSSLGPRGQSFKKSVSSSSSDSGGEHSFGRKKMQCGHCGGNHPTENCRRATGACFNCGGFGHMKRDCPNLENQSGGGGSMTGSYSGKQSEATIQQKGFPAQGSRRGGMSQGSQQRPRVQGQVFALNQEQAEEHNERVIAGDENWFFFGEGARPPMPVVSAVKAQRALAKGGEGYLIYAVDVSNDVIDVNNIPVVNEFPDVFPDEIPGFPPEREVEAEIELVPGTAPISRAPYRLAPTEMKELKQQLQDLLDKGYIRPSVSPWGASVLFVKKKDGSMRLCIDYRQLNRLTVKNKISVTPD